The Streptomyces sp. NBC_00335 DNA window GGCCCGCCACGGTCAGCTCGACCGGGTCCGGGAGCCGCATCACGGTCTGCAGGGCCGACTCCAGCTCTCCCTGGACGGTCCGCAGCACGCGCTGCTTCGCCCAGCCGGAGAAGTCCTTGCCGTCGTAACTCAGGTCCAGCCTGACCCGGACGTGTCCGGGCTCCACCTCGTCACTCACGTGACAGATCCTCTCAGCTGCGTCTTTCGCCCCCATGCAGAACGGGCCCGCCCCGGTGAGGGGGCGGGCCCGTTCAGAGCCATTCAGCGTGATCCCGGAAGGGATCAGGCCTCCTTGGTCTCCTCGGCGGCGGGAGCCTCAGCGGCCTCCGCCTCCTTCACGGCGCGCTTGGTGGCGGCCTCGGCCTCACCAGTGGCCTGCTGGGCGACCGTAAGGGCCTCGACCAGCTCGATCACGGCCATCGGGGCGTTGTCGCCACGACGGTTGCCGATCTTGGTGATGCGCGTGTAACCACCGGGGCGGTTCTCGTAGCGCGGGGCGATCTCGGTGAACAGCGTGTGCACGATGCTCTTGTCCGTGATCGTCTGCAGCACCAGGCGACGGTTGTGGATGTCGCCCTTCTTGGCCTTGGTCACCAGACGCTCGGCGTAGGGACGCAGGCGACGGGCCTTGGCCTCGGTGGTGGTGATGCGGCCGTGCTCGAAGAGCGCCTTCGCGAGGTTCGCGAGGAGGTGCTTCTCGTGCGCGGCGCTGCCGCCCAGACGGGCACCCTTTGCGGGACGCGGCATGGTCATACTCCTTCATATCTGCACCGGCCGTGTCAGGTACCGGTGTCAGTTCCCCCGCGGCGGCTGCCGTGGGAAAGATCTACGGGTGGTGCTTAGTACTGCTCGGTCTCGACGAAACCGGCGTCCGCGTCGTCGTCGGCGCCGAAGGCGTCGGCGGCGGCGGTCGGGTCGAATCCGGGCGGGCTGTCCTTGAGGGCCAGGCCCATGCCGGCCAGCTTCGCCTTGACCTCGTCGATCGACTTCGCACCGAAGTTGCGGATGTCGAGCAGGTCCGCCTCGGAGCGGGCGACGAGCTCACCCACGGAGTGGATGCCCTCGCGCTTGAGGCAGTTGTACGACCGAACGGTGAGCTCGAGCTCCTCGATCGGCAGGGCGAGATCGGCGGCCAGGGCCGCGTCCGTCGGCGAGGGGCCCATGTCGATGCCCTCGGCGTCGATGTTGAGCTCGCGGGCCAGACCGAACAGCTCGACCAGGGTCTTGCCGGCGGACGCCATGGCGTCGCGCGGGCGCATGGCCTGCTTGGTCTCGACGTCGACGATGAGCTTGTCGAAGTCGGTGCGCTGCTCGACTCGGGTCGCCTCGACCTTGTAGGTGACCTTGAGGACCGGGCTGTAGATGGAGTCGATCGGGATGCGACCGATCTCCTGGCCCAGCTGCTTGTTCTGGACGGCGGAGACGTAGCCGCGACCGCGCTCGACGGTCAGCTCCATCTCCAGCTTGCCCTTGCCGTTGAGCGTGGCGAGGACCAGGTCCGGGTTGTGCACCTCGACACCGGCCGGGGGCGCGATGTCGGCAGCGGTGACCAGGCCGGGACCCTGCTTGCGCAGGTACATCACGACCGGCTCGTCGTGCTCCGAGGAGACGACCAGCTGCTTGATGTTGAGGATGATGTCGGTGACGTCTTCCTTGACACCGGGCACGGTGGTGAACTCGTGCAGGACGCCGTCCACGCGGATGCTGGTGACAGCGGCACCCGGGATCGAGGACAGGAGCGTGCGGCGGAGCGAGTTGCCGAGGGTGTAGCCGAAGCCCGGCTCCAGCGGCTCGATCACGAACCGCGAGCGGTACTCGTCTACGA harbors:
- the rplQ gene encoding 50S ribosomal protein L17 — protein: MPRPAKGARLGGSAAHEKHLLANLAKALFEHGRITTTEAKARRLRPYAERLVTKAKKGDIHNRRLVLQTITDKSIVHTLFTEIAPRYENRPGGYTRITKIGNRRGDNAPMAVIELVEALTVAQQATGEAEAATKRAVKEAEAAEAPAAEETKEA
- a CDS encoding DNA-directed RNA polymerase subunit alpha, with amino-acid sequence MLIAQRPSLTEEVVDEYRSRFVIEPLEPGFGYTLGNSLRRTLLSSIPGAAVTSIRVDGVLHEFTTVPGVKEDVTDIILNIKQLVVSSEHDEPVVMYLRKQGPGLVTAADIAPPAGVEVHNPDLVLATLNGKGKLEMELTVERGRGYVSAVQNKQLGQEIGRIPIDSIYSPVLKVTYKVEATRVEQRTDFDKLIVDVETKQAMRPRDAMASAGKTLVELFGLARELNIDAEGIDMGPSPTDAALAADLALPIEELELTVRSYNCLKREGIHSVGELVARSEADLLDIRNFGAKSIDEVKAKLAGMGLALKDSPPGFDPTAAADAFGADDDADAGFVETEQY